The proteins below are encoded in one region of Sulfolobus islandicus Y.N.15.51:
- a CDS encoding acyl-CoA dehydrogenase family protein, with protein MLLQTKDEEEKLILSTVDQLMKKYDEKYWLDKDQKREFPIDFLNDFIKLGLGSILMPEEYGGIGKGVKLACLILYTLNLRGGNSYFVHGHYYNTALLSKHAGKRVRDKYFKDITNGAKVLSLALTEPEVGSDTTKIKTVADKVGNNFVIKGHKIFISRVKHTDFMILVARTTPYDKVEKKTDGITLFLVDLREAREGIEMREIKTMSNTNAYEMFIDGLKVPENNVIGEVGRGFYYLLDLLNAERFMIAAEMIGNAEWFINKAVEYANNRVVFDKQIGSFQGVQFPIAKVYAQLVSLSSYFSEGLRALEEGKDTKTIGNYANVSKYLAAEIAWEAGNVAMDVYGGYGYAVETGIERKLRETRLYKVAPISQNLVLAYISHHILGLPKSY; from the coding sequence ATGTTATTGCAAACAAAAGATGAAGAAGAGAAATTGATCCTCTCAACAGTTGACCAATTGATGAAAAAATACGATGAGAAATATTGGTTGGATAAAGATCAAAAGAGGGAATTTCCAATAGATTTCCTCAATGACTTCATAAAATTAGGATTAGGGTCAATTTTAATGCCAGAAGAATATGGCGGGATAGGGAAAGGGGTTAAACTAGCTTGTCTAATCCTCTATACTCTCAATCTAAGGGGTGGTAATTCGTATTTTGTACATGGACACTACTACAACACTGCGCTACTATCAAAACACGCTGGTAAAAGAGTAAGAGATAAATACTTCAAGGATATTACAAATGGCGCTAAAGTATTATCATTAGCCCTAACTGAACCAGAAGTGGGGTCAGATACAACAAAGATTAAGACAGTTGCAGATAAAGTTGGAAATAATTTCGTTATAAAGGGTCACAAGATATTCATTTCTAGGGTAAAACACACTGACTTTATGATATTGGTAGCTAGGACAACACCTTATGACAAGGTTGAAAAGAAGACCGATGGCATAACCTTGTTTTTAGTTGATCTAAGAGAGGCAAGGGAAGGAATTGAGATGAGGGAAATAAAGACCATGTCAAATACTAATGCTTACGAAATGTTTATAGACGGTCTTAAAGTGCCAGAGAATAACGTTATAGGAGAAGTTGGAAGGGGATTCTATTACTTGCTTGACCTATTAAATGCTGAGAGATTTATGATAGCTGCAGAAATGATAGGTAACGCAGAATGGTTCATAAATAAGGCTGTGGAATACGCTAATAATAGAGTAGTTTTTGATAAGCAAATAGGTAGCTTCCAAGGCGTACAATTTCCAATAGCTAAAGTGTATGCTCAATTAGTATCCCTCTCCTCTTACTTTAGTGAAGGTTTGAGAGCACTAGAAGAAGGGAAGGATACAAAAACTATCGGAAATTACGCAAACGTATCAAAATATCTGGCAGCTGAAATAGCTTGGGAGGCTGGAAATGTGGCAATGGACGTTTATGGAGGTTACGGATATGCTGTAGAAACTGGAATAGAAAGGAAACTTAGAGAGACTAGATTATATAAGGTAGCCCCAATATCACAAAACTTAGTATTAGCATACATTTCTCATCATATATTAGGTCTTCCTAAATCATATTAG
- a CDS encoding CaiB/BaiF CoA transferase family protein: protein MEKIRVIELGSNISAPLVGEILADLGMEVIKVEPPPHGDDRRRVKPEINGISIYFASTNRGKKSVVINLKSDEGYEIFQRLVKTANVIVTNYRPSALKRLKVDYESVKKINPKIIYCSITGFGNFTEEADRSAYDTIILALSGLMDMTGEENPVKFATSISDITTGLLASIMILWALNRGSPSFIDVPMIYTQFYLTLEDAYMYLNTGKVPKRMGSAHRYLVPYQAFKTVDGYIYVAVFNDEQYLRLCKAINREDLAKFDTLQKRVENRNYIINELSRIFEKNTRDYWVNLLSKADVPIAPILNLEEAFKKYGNRLVYENEGVKYINFPINVTSNKSKAPKLGENTKEVLLELGYSEEDIKKLAEKGILNTNMI from the coding sequence ATGGAGAAAATTAGGGTTATCGAACTAGGGAGTAATATATCCGCACCGCTAGTTGGAGAAATCTTAGCTGATTTAGGTATGGAAGTAATTAAGGTTGAGCCACCTCCTCACGGTGACGATAGGAGAAGGGTTAAGCCTGAAATTAATGGGATTAGTATTTACTTTGCTAGTACGAATAGGGGTAAGAAGAGCGTGGTAATTAATCTGAAAAGTGATGAGGGCTATGAGATCTTCCAAAGGCTAGTTAAAACTGCTAACGTTATAGTTACTAACTATAGACCCTCTGCATTAAAGAGGCTCAAGGTTGATTACGAGAGTGTTAAAAAGATTAATCCTAAAATAATTTACTGTTCAATAACCGGTTTCGGTAATTTCACTGAAGAAGCTGATAGATCAGCTTATGACACTATAATTCTCGCCTTAAGTGGATTAATGGACATGACTGGTGAGGAAAATCCGGTAAAGTTTGCTACGTCAATTTCAGATATCACTACTGGGCTACTCGCTAGTATAATGATATTATGGGCCTTAAATAGGGGAAGTCCATCTTTTATTGATGTTCCAATGATCTATACTCAATTTTATTTGACCCTAGAAGACGCTTACATGTATTTAAATACTGGGAAAGTTCCCAAGAGGATGGGCTCTGCGCATAGATATTTAGTACCTTATCAGGCATTTAAGACTGTGGATGGTTACATATACGTTGCGGTATTTAATGATGAGCAATATTTGAGGCTCTGTAAGGCAATAAATAGGGAGGATTTAGCTAAGTTCGATACTCTCCAAAAGAGGGTTGAGAATAGAAATTATATAATAAACGAGTTAAGCAGAATTTTTGAGAAAAACACTAGGGACTACTGGGTAAATTTATTAAGTAAAGCTGATGTGCCAATTGCTCCAATATTGAACCTTGAAGAGGCATTTAAAAAATATGGTAATAGGTTAGTTTACGAGAATGAGGGTGTTAAGTACATCAATTTCCCCATAAACGTAACGTCAAATAAGAGTAAAGCACCTAAACTCGGTGAGAACACTAAAGAAGTTTTACTTGAGTTAGGATATTCGGAAGAGGATATAAAAAAGCTTGCTGAAAAAGGAATATTAAATACTAATATGATTTAG